GCCTGATCGTCAGCCGCCCGGCGGTGGAGGCCGGTGAACGCCTCGGCTTCCTGCCCGGCGACCTGTCGGAAAAGGTCGACCCCTATATGGCCCCGGTCTGGGAGGCGCTCACCGATATCCTCGGCGCCGACCAGTTCAAGCGCCGGCGCGAGAAGGGCGAGATCGAGGTGGCGCCCATCGCCTTCCTGCGCGGCCGCACGCTGAGCCACGCCTTCGTCATCGTCGACGAGGCCCAGAACACCACCCGCCTGCAGATGAAGATGGTCCTGACCCGTATCGGCGAAGGCTCACGCATGGCGGTGACCGGCGACCCCAGCCAGATCGACCTGGTGAATTCGTCGGACTCGGGGCTGGCCCACGCCGTGGGTCTGCTGGAGGGGGTCAAGGGCGTGGGCGTCAACCGCTTCACCGCCGACGACGTGGTCCGCCACCCGATGGTGGAGCGCATCGTGCGGGCCTATGACGCCGACGCCGCCAAGCGCGGACGCGCCATTTGATCGAGATCGAGATCGAGGACGAGGCCTGGGCGCGGGACCTACCCGACGCTCAAGCCCTGGTCGCGGCCGCCGCCAACGCCGCCCTCGCCGCCGCTCAGCGCGAAGGCGCCGTCGTGGTGCTGCTGACCGACGATGCCGCTGTCCAGGACCTCAACAGCCGCTTTCGGGGCAAGGACATGGCGACCAACGTGCTGTCCTTCCCTGCTGCGGAGAATCCCGAGGATCATCTCGGCGACGTGGCCCTGGCCCACGGGGTCTGCGTGCGCGAGGCCGCCGCGCAGGGCAAGAGCCTCGCCCACCATCTGCAACACCTTGTGGCGCATGGGGTGCTGCATCTTGTAGGGTACGACCACGAAACCGACGACGAGGCTGAGGACATGGAAGGTCTGGAGCGCGTGGTCATGGCCGGTCTGGGGGCGCCTGATCCCTACGGCGCCGAACAGGGAGACGATGGCTAGTTCCGAAGACCCGCCCGCAGCCGCGCGCAAGAGCCGCGGCATACGGGCCTTCCTGAGACGGCTGCGCGGCACGGGCGGCCTGGAGCCTGCGCCGACCCCGGTGGACCTGGTGGGCGACCGCATGGTCGACCAGGCCCACGCCTTCCAGACCCTGAGGGTCGAGGACGTCATGACCCCCCGCGCCGACATCGTCGCCGTGGAGCTCACCACCTCCTTCGCCGGCGTCATCGAGCGGTTCGTCGAGGCCGAGCACAGCCGCATGCCGATCTATCGCGAGACCCTCGACGACCCGGTCGGCGTGGTCCACGTGAAGGACGTCTTCAAGCTGCTGGCCAGCCCCAAGACCAAGGGCGGCAAGCCGCCGGCGCCTGAGGACGTCATCCTGCAGAAAGTGCGCCGCGACGCCCTCTATGTCCCGGCCTCCATGCGCGCCGCCGACCTGCTGTTGCGCATGCAGACCAGCCGCATCCACATGGCCCTGGTGATCGACGAGTTCGGCGGCACCGACGGCCTGGTGACCCTGGAAGACCTGGTGGAGGCCGTGGTCGGCGAGATCGACGACGAGCACGACGACGCCCAGACGGCCGGCGTGGTCGCCCGCCCAGGCGGGGTGTTCGAGGTCGACGCCCGCGCGCCCCTGGAGGAGCTGGAGGCCGCCGTGGGCGCCGACCTGGCGCCGCCCGACCTTGAGGAAGAGATCGACACCGTGGCCGGCCTGGTCACGGCGCTCGCCGGCCGGGTGCCGCAGCGCGGCGAGGTGATCAGCCATCCGGGCGGCTTTGAGTTCCAGGTCACCGACGCCGATCCGCGCCGGGTGAAGCGGGTGCGGGTGCGCAAGCTGCCCGAGCCGGACATCATCATTTGACCGTGGCCCTGACGGCGGCCTGGCGCGCGCGCATCCTGGCGGTCCTGGCTGGCGTCGGCGCGGGGCTGGCCCATCCGCCCTTCGGCTTGATCGTGGGCGTCGCGGCCTATGGGCTGCTGATGTGGCTGTCGGAGACCGACGGCCCTAAGCCCCTGCGCTCGGCCTTCTTCCGGGGCTGGCTGGCCGGGGTCGGCTATTTCGCGGTCGGCGCCCACTGGATCACCGAGCCCTTTCTGGTGGACGCCGCCAACCAGGGCTGGATGGCGCCCTTCGCCCTGATCGCCATGTCCGGCGGCCTGGCCCTGTTCTGGGGACTGGCGGCCCTGATCTACCGCGCCGCCGGGATCAAGGGGCCGTGGCGGGTGCTGGTGTTCGCCGGCGCCCTGGCGCTCTGCGAATGGCTTCGCGGCCACGTGCTGACCGGCTTCCCCTGGGATCTGCCCGGCGAGACCTGGCGGGCGGGGTCGGCCCCCTCCCAGGCCGCCTCGGTGGTGGGGACCTATGGTCTGTCCTGGATCACCATCGCCCTGGGCGCCGCCGTGGCCCTGCTGTGGGAGGCCGGAAGGACCCGGATCGTCGGCGCCGTGGCCATCGTCGCCATGCTGGCGGGCCTCTATGGTTTCGGCGCCCTGCGGCTGTCGGACGGCGTGGCCGCCCGTCCCGACGCGCCCCTGGTGCGGATCGTCCAGGGCAATATCGACCAGAAGGAAAAGTGGCGGCCGGAGAACCTGGATATGGTGTTCTCCACCTATGTCCGGCTGAGCACGCAAGGTTCCAAGACCCGTCCCGACATCATCGTCTGGCCCGAGGGCGCCCTGCCTGCGGTGATCGATGACCTGCTGGCGCCGGGCAGCCCCTATGCGGTGCGTCTCACCGACGCCCTTGCGCCCGGCCAGACCCTGATGATGGGCGCCAACCGGGTGGAGCCGACGCCCTCTGGCGGGGTCTCCTACTTCAACAGCCTGGTGGTGCTACGCCGCGAGGCGCCGGGCCTGCGGGTGACCGGCTATTACGACAAGCACCGCCTGGTGCCGTTCGGCGAGTTCCTGCCCCTGGGAAACCTGGCGGGGAAGCTCGGCATCCGCAGTCTGGTGCACATGCCCGAGGACTTCACCGCCGGCCCGCCGCCCCGGCCGATCCACCCCTACGGCGTCCCCGCCCTCCAGCCGCTGATCTGTTACGAGGCTCTGTTCCCGGGCTTTGCGTCGGACGCCGCCCGGCGCGGCGGTGGGCGAGCCGAGTGGCTGCTGAACGTGTCCAACGACTCCTGGTTCGGGGCCACCAGCGGACCCTGGCAGCACCTCAATATCGCCTCCTACCGCGCCATCGAGGAGGGCCTGCCGATCGCGCGCGCCACTCCCACTGGGGTGTCGACCATGATCGACGCCTATGGGCGCCCCATTTTGGGCGCCCGCTTAACCCTTGGCGAAGAAGGAAATATCGACGTTCGGCTGCCTTCGGCGCTCGCCCGTACGGTGTATTCGCGTTTCGGCGACGGGGGATTCGCCATCATGTTGCTCTTATCCGCGTCCATCGCAGTGGCGGGACGTATTCGGCGAGCACGTTGAGTTGACGCAGGCGTCATCATTTTTGACGACGGCGATCGACCTCGTCTACTGGGAAGCACATGGCTAAGGAATTCGACGTCGACCGATCCCCCAATCCGGTCGATCTTCACGTGGGACTGCGTATCCGGCTCCGGCGCAAGGAGCTGGGAGTCAGCCAGGAAAAGCTGGCGGATTCGATCGGCCTGACATTTCAGCAGGTCCAGAAATATGAGCGCGCCGCCAATCGGGTGAGCGCCTCGAAGCTGTGGGATATGGCCCGCGCGCTGCAGACCTCCATCTCCTATTTCTTCGACGGCCTGCCGGACGCGGAATTGAATGCGCCGGCCTCCAGCGACGGTCCGTCGCCGGCCCACGCCTTCCTGATGACGCCTGAGGGCATGGAACTGGCCGCGGTGTTCCCCAAGGTGCGCCGCGCCCGCGTGCGCCGCCGCATCCTCGACCTGGTCCGCGCCATGGTCGACGAGGACGACGGCGAACCCGAACCGGCCGCGCCCCGCGAGCCCGCGCAAGCCGCCTGACCATGGCCGCGCGGATCGCCGTCCTGCTGGATGAGAACACCAGCAGCGGCGCGACCCGCTACGAAGCCCACAAGGGCTACTTCCAGGGCCTGCGCAGTGCGGGCGCCGCGCCCTTTGGTCTGCCCTATTTCGCCGAGATGGTCCCGGGCGTCGTCGCCGACTTCGACGGCCTGCTGAGCGTCGGCGGCCGCTTCGCCTATCCGCCGGCGTGGTATCGCGAGGGCGAGGCCTCCTTCGCCCCGGAGTCACCTCGGCTGGCGGTGGAGCAGGCCTTGATGTCGGGCTTCCTGGCGGCGGGCAAGCCGGTGCTGGGGATCTGCGCCGGGATGCAGATGCTGGCCTGCCTGCACGGATCGCGGCTCACCGCCGACGTGAAGACCCTGGGGCAGGTGCTGGACCACGACAACCGCGACGCCCCGCATGACATCACCATTGAATCTGGTTCCCGGCTGGCTGGCCTGATCGGCGCCTCGACCCTGTCGGTGAACAGCTTCCACCGCGAGGCCATCGCCGAGCTCGGGCCCCGTATGCGGGCTGTCGCCCATGCGCCGGATGGCGTCATCGAGGCCGTGGAACTGGAGGGGTCAGGCTTCGCCCTGGGCCTTCAGTGGCATCAGGAACTGTTCGCCGGGACCGACCATCCCGGCAATCGCATCTTCGCGGGCTTCGTGTCCGCCTGCTAGCGGACCTTGAGGGCCAGGATCACCAGCAGGGCCGAGAGCCCCAGGTGGACCAGCATGAACCGCACCAGCACCTGGGTGTTGGACCAGCCCAGCTCCTTGCGGCAGTGGTCGTGCAGGGGGAAGCGGACACCGGCCAGAATCTTCAGGCCGAAGAACCGCAGCAGGGCCACCTTCACCAGGCCTGTGGCCCCGTTCATCAGGATCACCGACCCCACCAGCAGCAGGAACAGCGGGTTGTTGGTGGCCACCACCAGCATGCCGATCAGCAGGCCCAGCGGTCGGGATCCGGCATCTCCCATCAGCACCAGGCTGGGGGCGGCGTTGTACCAGAGATAGCCCGCCACGCAGCCCACCATCAGGAAGGCCATGATCGCCCAGTTGGCGCCCTCGCGGGTGAAGGGGACGTTGAGGTGGCCGGCCACCACCTCGTTGCCGAGAACGGCGTAGAGCAGGCCGCCCAGCAGCAGGATGGCGGTGCCCGTCAGGCTGCCCGAAACCCCATCGACGCCGTCGGAACAGTTGGTGGCGTTGATAGAGAGCCAGATGAGGCCGGTGGCCAGGGGAATGGAGAGCCAGGGGCCGAGCGTCAGGGTCCCCTTCCAGATCGGCAGCCAGATGGTGGTGGGCTCGAAGCCGCAGATCACCATGGCCGCGCCGACCGCGATGACGGCGTCCATCAGGGCCAGCTGGTACTCTGAGAAGCCGCCCCGCCGGTCGTCGAAATAGCCCACCAGCATGGCGGCCAGCATCAGGGGCAGGGTCAGCAGGCAGCGCGCGCCGAAGGGCACGAAGATCAGGCAGGCGAGCACGAAGATGCTGACGAAGATCAGGCCCGCGCTGACCGGCTTGCCGACGCTCAGCTCGGCGTTGACGGCGAAGGCGCGGCCCCGGTCGGTGGGCAGGCGCGACCACAGACGGGGCAGGGCCAGCCAGGTGGCCAGCGCGCTGGTGGCGAAACCGATGGCCGCCAGGAAGAAGAAGGAATCAAACAGGCGCAGCGGTCCCCAGGCCTGTCCCAGGGTCGAGTGAATCCAGCTCAGCATGCGGGGTCGAGGTCCAGGGTGGAGGAAGGCGACCTCCATCTAGCGTGCGCCGAATCCCTCCGACAAAGGGGAAACCGACGGTTTGCCCGAGATTCACCTGCCGGGAAGGCTCTTTGGGTTAAACCGTCGCGCGTTGCGAGGCGCCGCTTGCGGGATATAAAGATTTCTTTATAGGATTTCCGCGACGTTCCAGATCGCCGCCCCTGCCGGTGGCGATCGCGCATTTCCCGGAGCCTTCACTTGAGCCGTTCCTCCTACATCTTCACCTCGGAAAGCGTTTCCGAAGGCCATCCGGACAAGGTCGCCGACCGTATCTCCGACACCGTGGTCGACGCCTTCCTGGCCGCGGAGCCCGAGGCCCGCGTCGCCTGCGAGACGATGGTGACCACCAACCGCATCATCCTGGCCGGTGAAGTCCGCGCCGGTAAGCCGGGCGCCTCCAAGGCCGAGAACAAGCAGATGACCAAGGATATCCTTGGCACGCTGGAGCCCCTGGTGCGCGCCGCGGTCAAGGACATCGGCTACGAACAGAAGGGCTTCCACTGGGCCAAGGCGAAGTTCGCCAACCACCTGCACGCCCAATCGGCCGACATCGCCCAGGGCGTCGACTCGTCCAACAAGAAGGACGAAGGCGCCGGCGACCAGGGCATCATGTTCGGCTACGCCTGCGACGAGACGCCGGAACTGATGCCGGCCACCCTGCAATACTCGCACAACATCCTGAGCAAGCTGGCCCAGGTCCGTCACTCCGGCGAAGCCAAGGGCCTGGAGCCCGACGCCAAGAGCCAGGTGACCCTGCTGTACCAGGACGGCCGCCCGGTCGAGGTGATGCAGATCGTGGTCTCCACCCAGCACGCCAAGAAGATCGGCGAGAATTCCGCCTCGTCCAAGCGCATCCTCGAGCTGATCAAGCCCTATGTGCTCGGCGTCTTCCCTGACGGCCTGGTGACCAAGAAGACCAAGTGGCACGTCAACCCGACCGGCAAGTTCCTGATCGGCGGGCCGGACGGCGACGCGGGCCTGACGGGCCGCAAGATCATCGTCGACACCTACGGCGGGGCCGCGCCCCACGGCGGTGGCGCCTTCTCCGGTAAGGATCCCACCAAGGTGGACCGCTCGGCGGCCTATCTCTGCCGCTACCTGGCCAAGAACGTGGTGGCCGCGGGCCTGGCCCGGAAGTGCACCATCCAGATCAGCTACGCCATCGGCGTCGCCAATCCGCTGTCCTTCTATGTCGACCTGCACGACACCGGCGAAGTCGATGCGGCGAAGCTGGAAAAGATCCTGCCCGAGCTGGTGGGCGGCGCCACGCCGCGCGCCATCCGCGAGCACCTGGGTCTCAACAAGCCGATCTACGCCCGCACTGCCGCCTACGGCCACTTCGGCCGTACGCCCGACAAGGACGGCGGCTTCTCGTGGGAGAAGACCGACCTCGTGGAAAAGCTGAGGGCCGCGCTCTGATCGAGGCGCTCCGGCGCTGGGCGTTCTCGCTGCGGCGGGACGCCCACGCCGTCTGGCTGGCGGCGCGGGACCCGCGCACGCCGCTTGCCGCCAAGCTTCTGGGCCTGGCCGTCGCGGCCTATGCCCTGTCGCCGATCGACCTGATCCCAGACTTCATCCCGGTCCTGGGGTATCTCGACGACCTGATCCTGGTCCCGCTTGGCCTCTGGCTGGCGATCCGCATGATCCCGGAGCAGGTGATGGACGATCACCGCGCCGCCGCCGAGGCCGCGGCGCGTCGCCCGGTGAGTAAGGTCGCGGCCGGCGCTGTGATCCTCATCTGGCTGGCCTTCGCCGTCGGAGGCGGGATGCTGCTGGCTCGCCACCTGCGCCTGGGCTAGAGCCGGAGCAAATGGAAAGTCACCCGCCCCTCCGGTCCTTCGGCCGCCTCAAGTCGCGGCCGATCAAGCCGCGCCAGGCCGCCCTGATGGATAGCCTGCTGCCGTCCATCCGCGCGCCGCTGGATAACTTCGACCCTCAAGCTCTGATGCCGACGGCCCGTGAGGTCTGGCTGGAGGTCGGGTTCGGCGGTGGCGAGCACATGGCCGTCCAGGCCGCCCGCGCGCCCGACACTCTCATCCTCGGCGCCGAACCGTTCCTGAATGGTGTGGCCAGCGCCCTGCGGCACGTCGACGAGGCGGGGCTGAGCAACGTCCGCATCCACGACAATGATGTGCGCGAGCTGATGGCGCGGATGCCCGACGCCTGCCTTACCCGGGTGTTCGTGTTGTTCCCCGATCCCTGGCCCAAGGCGCGGCACAACAAGCGCCGACTGATCCAGGCCGAGACCATCGCCGAGCTGGCCCGCCTGCTCAAACCCGACGGGCGGCTGCGTTTCGCCACCGACTGGGCCGACTATGCCGACTGGACCCTGGAGCGGGTGCTGGCCGGCGGTCAGTTCGCCTGGCCGGCGGAACGCGCGCAGGATTGGCGCGTCCCGCCCGCCGACCACATCACCACGCGCTACGAGGAAAAGCGCCTGGGCGACTGCGCGCCGGTGTTCCTGGACTTCGTGAAGGCCTAGCCGACCCTACTTGAGGAGCTTGGCTGGCTTGGCGGCCTCGGTCTGGTTGTGCAGCTCAATTCCCTGGCGGATCAGCTCGCCGGTTTCTTCCGGATCAGCCCAGCGCAGGATGTCCACCGACTTGCCCTTTTCCAGGTCCTTATAGTGCTGGAAGAAGTGGGCGATCTGCTCGGTGAGGATCGAGGGCAGGCCGCGCCAGCTGTCGAGACCGGCATAGAAGGGGTGCAGCTTGTCCACCGGGACGGCCAGAATCTTCTCGTCGTTGCCGGCCTCGTCCACCATCATCAGGCAGCCGATCGGACGGCAGCGGATGATCGCGCCAGGCACCACCGGGGTCGGGCCCACCACCAGGATGTCCATGGGATCGCCGTCCCCCGACAGGGTGTGGGGGATGAAGCCGTAGTTGCCGGGATAGAACATGGCGGTGTGCAGGAAGCGGTCGACATAGATCGCGCCGCTTTCCTTATCGAGTTCGTACTTCACCGGTTCCCCGCCTTGCGGAATCTCGATGATGGCGTTGACGTCGTAAGGCGGATTGAAGCCCACCGAGATCTTGGAAATGTCCATGGGGAGATGGCCTTTTCACACACGGGAAGAATAGGCGCGGTCTTTGGACTATTCGGCGCGCCGGACCAACCCCTTCCGAGTAAACGCGTACCCGCCAGGGAAAGGACGTATGGCTCGCCTCGTCGTTGTCAGCTTCGCGGCGCTGATCATCACCACCCTGCTGGTCAGCATCTGGTCCAACCGCAAGCCCTGAGCCGGAGTCGCCGGCGCGGATCGCCGCGGAGATGGCGCGCGCCCTGGGGCTGACAAGCTCCTGACGGAGTGCTATAGAAGCGCTCACATCGTCCGTAAGCGCTGGATAGCGCCTATGAGCGGCAGGCTTCGGCCCGGCCGCTTTTTTGTTGCCGGAGAGCCGCCGAGCCCATGCGAGGCAAGACTACAGAAGATAGGACGCTCCTGGAGCTGCTAGACCCCGTCGCGCAGGCCGCGGGCTACGAGATCGTCCGCCTGCGCCTGATGGGCGGCGAGCATGCCCGGCGGCTGCAGATCATGGCCGAGACCCCCGATGGCGAGATGGTGGTCGAGGACTGCGCCAAGCTGTCGCGCGCCATCTCCGAGATCATGGACGCCGCCGATCCGATCACCGGCGAATACACCCTGGAAGTCTCATCCCCCGGCGTCGACCGGCCGCTGACCCGGATGAAGGACTTCGCCAACTACGAGGGCCACGAGGCCCGCCTCGAACTCGACCGCGTCGCCGACGGCCGCAAGCGCTTCCGCGGCCTGCTGGCGGGCGTCGAGGGCGACAATGTCGCCATCGATCTGGAGGGGGAGGCGGAGACCGCCCTGGTCCCCTTCGCCTGGATCGTCGAGGCCAAACTGATCCTGACCGACCAGCTGATGAAGCGCGGCGCCGACGAGCGCGCCGCACGGCTGGCCGACACCCCACAACAGACGCCCGAGTAAGAGGATAAGATCATGAGCCTGACCGGCATTTCAGCCAACCGGCTTGAACTCCTGCAGATCGCCGAGGCCGTGGCCCGCGAGAAGTCGATCGACAAGGAGATCGTCATCGAGGCGATCGAGGAGGCGATCCAGAAGGGCGCCCGCTCGCGCTACGGCGCCGAGCATGACATCCGGGTCCATATCGATCCGAAGACCGGCGAGACCATCATCAAGCGCGTGATCACCGTGATCCCCGACGATCTGGTCTATGAAGCCGAGGACAGCGAGGACGGCCCCAGCGAACCCATGGGCTCGCGCCGCCTGAAGGAAGCCCTCAGCGTCGACAAGGACGCCTTCGTCGGCAAGACCTACGAAGAGGTGCTGCCGCCCTTCGAATTCGGCCGGGTGCAGACCCAGATGGCCCGCCAGGTGGTGACCGGCAAGGTCCGCGAAGCCGAGCGCGAGCGCCAGCACGAGGAGTTCAAGGACCGCGTGGGCGAGATCGTCAACGGCGTGGTCAAGCGGGTCGAGTACGGCAACACCGTCGTCGACCTGGGCCGCGGCGAAGGCATCATGCGCCGCGACCAGTCGATCCCCCGCGAGAACTTCAATATCGGCGACCGCATCCGCTGCTACATCTACGACGTGCGGCGCGAGACCAAGGGCCCGCAGATCCTGCTGTCGCGCGCCCACGGCGGCTTCATGGCCAAGCTGTTCGCCCAGGAAGTTCCTGAAGTGTACGACGGCGTCATCGAGATCCGCGCCGTGGCCCGCGATCCGGGTTCGCGCGCCAAGATGGCGGTGGTCTCCAACGACAGCTCCATCGACCCCGTCGGCGCCTGCGTCGGTATGCGCGGGTCTCGCGTCCAGGCCGTGGTGGCCGAGCTGCAGGGCGAGAAGATCGACATCATCCAGTGGAGCCCGGACGAGGCCACCTTCATCGTCAACGGCCTGGCTCCCGCCGAAGTCTCCAAGGTTGTCATGGACGAGGAGGACGAGCGCGTCGAAGTCGTGGTTCCCGACGAGCAGCTGTCGCTCGCCATCGGCCGCCGCGGCCAGAACGTGCGCCTCGCCAGCCAGCTGACCGGCTGGCAGATCGACATCATGACCGAAAGCCAGGAGAGCGAGCGCCGCCAGCGCGAGTTCTCCGAGCGCACCACCCTGTTCCAGGAAGCCCTGGACGTTGACGAGGTCATCGCCCAGCTGCTGGTCACCGAGGGCTTCGCCACCGTTGAAGATGTTGCGTACGTCGAGAACGCCGAAGTCGCCGCCATCGAGGGCTTCGACGAGGACACCGCCGAGGAAATCCAGGCCCGCGCCCGTGACTTCCTGGAAAAGGAAGCCGCCGAGCTGGACGGCAAGCGCCGCGAATACGGCGTCGAGGACAGCCTGCTGGAGATCGAGGGCGTCACCCTGCCGGTGGCCGTGGCCCTGGGCGCCGGCGACGTGAAGAGCGTCGAGGACCTGGCCGGCCTGATCCCCGACGACCTGCGCGGCTGGTTTGAGAGCAAGGACGGCGAGCGGGTCCGCGAGCCGGGCATCCTGGAAGCCTTCAACATGGACGCGGCCGACGCCGAGGCCCTGATCATGCGCGCCCGCGTGGTGATGGGTTGGGTCGAGGCCCCGCCGGAGCCGGAAGTCCAGGAGGCGCCCGAGGTCGTGCTCTCGGAAGAAGAACAGGTGTTCGGTGTCCGCGGCGCCCATGCCCCGGCCCCGGCTCCTGTGGAAGCCGCCGCCGAGATCGAGGCTGACGCCGAAGCCGAAGCGCCCGCCGCCGACAGCGAGGAGGCGTAAGCCTCAGCGTGACCGCCTCCACCGTCCCCACCACCCTGGCGCAGGTCGCGCGCGAACGGCGCGACATCGTCACGGGCGAGGTGATGGCCGAGGACCGCCTGATCCGCTTCGTGGCGGGTCCAGGCGGGATCGTGGTCCCGGACCTGGCGCGCAAGCTGCCGGGCCGGGGGATCTGGGTCGCCGCCGATCGCGCCTCGGTGGACACCGCGGCGCGCAAGGGCCTGTTCTCCCGCTCCGCCAAGGCCAAGCTCAACGCCAGCCCCGATCTCGCCGACCAGGTGGACAGCCTGTTGCGGCGCCGGGTCCTGGATGGGCTGGGTCTTGCCAAGCGGGCCGGCGATCTTATCTCTGGCTATGAAAAGGTCGCCTCGGCGTTGAACGCCGGCCGCGCGGCCTGGGTGATCGAGGCCGCCGACGGCGCGGCGGACGGTCGCCGCAAGATCCTCAATGTGGCCCGCAAGTCACCGCGGGCGCCCAAGCTTCTCGGACTCTATTCCAATGAGGAATTGGGTTTGGCCTTGGGCGGAGAGAATGTGATACACACCGCCTTCCTTGCGGGGCGCGGCGCCGATCAGTGGACATTCGATGTCCACAGACTCTCTGGCTTCCGCCCGCTCCTTCCCGAGAGTTGGCGCGAGGAGCCCTGAAGAGGCGGGCGGAACGAACTTCGTTCCGCGCGCCTAAAGCTATTGAACGTAGTCGGAACGCCCGACCGGTATGTAAAGCGAGCGCATGAGCGACGAGAACGACAACGGCCGGCCCCCCGCCCCTGGCGGACGCACACCTCTCACCCTGAAGCCGCGTGGCGTCGCAGGCTCGGTGAGCGCGGGTACGGTGAAGCAAAGCTTCAGCCACGGCCGGTCCAAGACCGTGGTCGTCGAGACCAAGCGCGCCCGCACCCACTCCGCGCCCCAGGGTAACCTGGCCGCGCCCTCGCCCGCCGAGAAGCGGGTCTTCACCCCGCCGGCGCCGTCGGCGCCGCGTCCGGCCGGCGGCCCCAGCGCCGACGGCAATCTGTCGGCCGAGGAACAACGCGCCCGTCAGCGCGCCATCGAGCTGGCCCGCGAACATCAGGCCCGTCAGGCCGCCGAGCAGGCGGCCCGTGAGGCCAGCGCTCGCGCCCAGGCCGCCGCGCCCAAGCCGGTGGAAGCCGCGCCCCCGGCCCCCGCCGTCGCCGCACCGACCCCGGCTCCGGTGGCTGAAGCTCCGGCCGCTCCGGCTCCGGCGCCCGTCGTCGCCGCTCCGGCCCCGGTCGCCCCCGTGGCCGCGGCGCCTGCCGCGCCCGTGGCCCCGACCCCTGCGCCCGCCACACCGGCCCCGCAACAGCCGGTGGCGTCAGCCCCCGCGCCGCGTCCGGCCTCGCCGTCGGCTGCTGTCCAGCCCGGTCAGACCCGGACCTACGAGCCGTCGCGCGAACGCCGCGATGACCGGCCCTCGACCACCACCTATCGCCCTGAACGGGCGCCCGGCCGGTTCGAGAACACCAGTTTCGGCCAGCGCGCCCCGCGTCCCGGTCAGGACCGTCCTGCGCAGAACGACCGCCCCGCGGCTACCGCCCGTCCCGGCGGCGACCGTCCCCAGGGTGATCGCGGCCCGCGTCCGGCGGCTCCGGCCCCGGCCGCCGGCGGCGACACCGTCCGCTATTCGGCCCTCGCGCCCCGCCCCGCCGCGCCCCGCGACGGCGCCCGCCCCGGCGGCGCGCGTCCCGGCGCCGGTCGTCCGACCCCCAACGCGCCGCCCGCGACGCCTGAGGTTCAGCGCGCCACCCGCCAGGCCCCGCGGCCCGGCGGCGACACCATCGCCCGCCGTGACGATGAAGAGGATTCCCGCCGCAAGGCCGGCGCCGCGCCGGCCAAGGCCATCTCCCGCGTCAAGGGCGCTCAGCAGCGCCGCGAGGGCCGTCTCACCATCCAGGCCGTGGCCGGGGATGACGAGAGCGCCGTCGAACGCATGCGTTCGCTCGCCTCGGTTCGCCGGGCCCGCGAGCGTGAGCGCGAAAAGCGCAAG
The sequence above is drawn from the Phenylobacterium glaciei genome and encodes:
- the trmB gene encoding tRNA (guanosine(46)-N7)-methyltransferase TrmB produces the protein MESHPPLRSFGRLKSRPIKPRQAALMDSLLPSIRAPLDNFDPQALMPTAREVWLEVGFGGGEHMAVQAARAPDTLILGAEPFLNGVASALRHVDEAGLSNVRIHDNDVRELMARMPDACLTRVFVLFPDPWPKARHNKRRLIQAETIAELARLLKPDGRLRFATDWADYADWTLERVLAGGQFAWPAERAQDWRVPPADHITTRYEEKRLGDCAPVFLDFVKA
- the ppa gene encoding inorganic diphosphatase; this encodes MDISKISVGFNPPYDVNAIIEIPQGGEPVKYELDKESGAIYVDRFLHTAMFYPGNYGFIPHTLSGDGDPMDILVVGPTPVVPGAIIRCRPIGCLMMVDEAGNDEKILAVPVDKLHPFYAGLDSWRGLPSILTEQIAHFFQHYKDLEKGKSVDILRWADPEETGELIRQGIELHNQTEAAKPAKLLK
- the rimP gene encoding ribosome maturation factor RimP, with product MRGKTTEDRTLLELLDPVAQAAGYEIVRLRLMGGEHARRLQIMAETPDGEMVVEDCAKLSRAISEIMDAADPITGEYTLEVSSPGVDRPLTRMKDFANYEGHEARLELDRVADGRKRFRGLLAGVEGDNVAIDLEGEAETALVPFAWIVEAKLILTDQLMKRGADERAARLADTPQQTPE
- the nusA gene encoding transcription termination factor NusA, with the translated sequence MSLTGISANRLELLQIAEAVAREKSIDKEIVIEAIEEAIQKGARSRYGAEHDIRVHIDPKTGETIIKRVITVIPDDLVYEAEDSEDGPSEPMGSRRLKEALSVDKDAFVGKTYEEVLPPFEFGRVQTQMARQVVTGKVREAERERQHEEFKDRVGEIVNGVVKRVEYGNTVVDLGRGEGIMRRDQSIPRENFNIGDRIRCYIYDVRRETKGPQILLSRAHGGFMAKLFAQEVPEVYDGVIEIRAVARDPGSRAKMAVVSNDSSIDPVGACVGMRGSRVQAVVAELQGEKIDIIQWSPDEATFIVNGLAPAEVSKVVMDEEDERVEVVVPDEQLSLAIGRRGQNVRLASQLTGWQIDIMTESQESERRQREFSERTTLFQEALDVDEVIAQLLVTEGFATVEDVAYVENAEVAAIEGFDEDTAEEIQARARDFLEKEAAELDGKRREYGVEDSLLEIEGVTLPVAVALGAGDVKSVEDLAGLIPDDLRGWFESKDGERVREPGILEAFNMDAADAEALIMRARVVMGWVEAPPEPEVQEAPEVVLSEEEQVFGVRGAHAPAPAPVEAAAEIEADAEAEAPAADSEEA
- a CDS encoding RNA-binding protein, with amino-acid sequence MTASTVPTTLAQVARERRDIVTGEVMAEDRLIRFVAGPGGIVVPDLARKLPGRGIWVAADRASVDTAARKGLFSRSAKAKLNASPDLADQVDSLLRRRVLDGLGLAKRAGDLISGYEKVASALNAGRAAWVIEAADGAADGRRKILNVARKSPRAPKLLGLYSNEELGLALGGENVIHTAFLAGRGADQWTFDVHRLSGFRPLLPESWREEP